The following proteins are co-located in the Leptospira weilii genome:
- a CDS encoding LIC11966 family lipoprotein gives MKSRISFTLIAASLVFFLASGCKQDPVGYNNKIMEVVNASITDIDALNAEMEKEDLTNAENVRKAWETKLASSLDKLKGIGDFKGDSGFKNASIQTLETYLNIASKDYKRLIELRGLKDKADSNEINQILNRINQDFEKAGTSLNAASEKFAKEYTVQ, from the coding sequence ATGAAAAGTAGAATATCATTTACGCTTATCGCAGCATCGCTTGTATTTTTTTTAGCTTCCGGTTGCAAACAAGATCCGGTGGGTTACAACAATAAGATTATGGAAGTAGTAAACGCTTCTATAACGGACATAGACGCGTTAAACGCAGAGATGGAAAAAGAAGACCTTACAAACGCGGAAAACGTGAGAAAAGCTTGGGAAACAAAACTCGCTTCCTCTCTCGATAAACTGAAAGGAATCGGCGATTTCAAAGGAGACTCCGGCTTTAAAAATGCCAGCATCCAAACGCTCGAAACGTATTTGAACATAGCAAGTAAAGACTACAAACGTTTGATCGAATTGCGCGGTTTAAAGGACAAAGCGGATTCGAATGAAATCAATCAGATTCTCAACCGAATTAATCAAGACTTCGAAAAGGCGGGTACGTCTTTAAACGCGGCTTCCGAAAAATTTGCGAAGGAATACACCGTTCAATAA
- a CDS encoding LIC10774 family surface protein, whose translation MKQIYIWVTALSLITGCIGENGGNEKTSQMILGIVNQQSKISINDDRKSSDLIIQIPTFYVDSISGNDSTNPGTKSAPFRTITKAILALKNSSIKVIAVAPGTYDATIGETFPITIPEGVNIYGDINGKGLIGGASSLYAGPPGTTPKTGITLISGNAADSVSGRDNVTLTLRNSSQISGFKITNPRPYNSQRLSVIVLLNAINSAKVHKNTIEGVMGGHGIIIDSNNYEATLQGGNVISGNSIYSNLTGINDFTLSSSKVNKVENNIITKNNIGINSEHIRLDLGQGSTGSVGGNVFSCNDHQDLYLSSSTAVTLYALSNAWDHMPPTVWDHYSGSGTDIVNSNNALLIYFAGGSVAPEACN comes from the coding sequence ATGAAACAAATTTATATTTGGGTTACGGCCTTATCGCTAATAACGGGATGTATCGGTGAAAATGGAGGGAACGAAAAAACTTCTCAAATGATTCTCGGTATTGTAAACCAGCAATCAAAGATAAGCATAAATGACGATCGAAAATCTTCCGATTTGATTATCCAAATACCTACATTTTACGTAGATTCCATATCCGGAAACGATTCTACGAATCCGGGTACAAAATCAGCTCCGTTTCGTACAATCACAAAAGCCATTTTGGCCTTAAAGAACAGCAGTATAAAAGTAATCGCAGTGGCCCCGGGTACTTACGATGCAACCATTGGAGAAACATTTCCGATTACGATTCCGGAGGGCGTCAATATATATGGGGATATCAACGGAAAGGGTCTGATCGGAGGCGCTTCTTCCCTTTATGCAGGACCACCGGGAACGACTCCAAAAACGGGAATCACTTTGATTTCCGGCAATGCAGCCGATAGTGTTTCGGGTCGCGACAATGTAACCTTGACGCTTAGAAATAGTAGTCAAATTTCCGGATTCAAAATTACAAATCCAAGGCCCTACAATTCTCAAAGACTGTCTGTGATAGTTTTATTGAATGCGATCAATTCGGCAAAAGTACACAAAAACACGATCGAAGGAGTTATGGGCGGACACGGAATTATTATCGATAGCAACAACTACGAGGCCACACTTCAGGGGGGCAATGTTATTTCGGGAAATTCCATCTATTCCAATCTCACCGGAATTAATGACTTCACGTTGAGTTCGAGCAAGGTCAACAAAGTCGAAAACAATATAATTACCAAAAACAACATAGGCATAAATAGTGAACACATAAGGTTGGATTTGGGACAAGGATCAACCGGAAGCGTGGGAGGTAACGTTTTCTCTTGTAACGATCACCAAGATTTATATTTGAGTTCCTCGACGGCAGTGACTCTATACGCTCTCAGCAACGCTTGGGATCATATGCCGCCCACTGTTTGGGATCATTATTCCGGTAGCGGTACGGATATCGTAAATTCCAATAACGCTCTACTCATATATTTCGCGGGTGGAAGCGTAGCTCCAGAAGCTTGTAACTAA
- a CDS encoding DUF6968 family protein produces the protein MKDPYKLGEIILEREIRFAIDKEKREVLIKIGKPKIHPEPDIGWYCPLQIIGIGPEKIHAALGFDSLNSVENGLKMIGGFLVCYFQKLYPTDLTWLNSEHFGFPSLETLENFAKEETDKMNLFQKHKVRIQWKHKTADAENWI, from the coding sequence TTGAAAGATCCGTATAAACTCGGCGAAATCATATTGGAAAGAGAAATCCGATTTGCAATCGATAAAGAAAAACGTGAAGTCCTTATTAAAATCGGAAAACCTAAAATTCATCCAGAACCAGACATAGGCTGGTATTGTCCTCTCCAAATTATAGGAATCGGCCCTGAAAAAATTCACGCCGCCCTTGGATTCGATTCCTTAAATTCTGTTGAAAACGGTTTGAAAATGATCGGAGGATTTCTCGTCTGCTACTTTCAAAAATTATATCCGACGGATTTGACTTGGCTCAATTCGGAACATTTCGGCTTCCCTTCTTTAGAAACACTGGAAAATTTTGCGAAAGAAGAAACGGATAAAATGAATTTATTCCAAAAACATAAAGTTCGAATTCAGTGGAAACACAAAACGGCAGATGCAGAAAATTGGATTTAA